From Lactobacillus sp. PV012:
TAATAATGTTTTGATTTATCAAAATTATGTTGAAGAATACCCAGTCTTTTTAACTGGTAAATATAATTCTCGCGCTAAAATTAATTTTGCGACGAATGGTTTAAAAATAAACTTTAATAGTTTAGACTTACAAATTCCAATTCCAAATGATGGCAGTAAGAAAAAATTACAGCCAACAGCAGAAGCATTAAATCAATTAGAAGCAGCTGGCTATGATAAAAGTAAAATTTCTCGTATTATAGTCGGTTATACCAGTAAAGTAGATAATGATAAATCTGCCCGGTTGGTAACTTTGACACCAGCATACTACGTTAAGATCAACGGTAAATGGCAGTCAATAAATGAATGGATCACTCAAGCTCAAGGAAAGGAGTAAGAAAGAATGGATTTTAAGCGAATAAAATGGATTTTCTTGATTGTTTTTATTGGAATAAATATCTTTCTTGGAGTCGAAATTATTCAAGCACCGAAATTACTTTCTAATACTCCTAAGTATAATTTAAAAAATTCAACTACTTTGGCTAAAGAACTGCAAAATAATAATATTAAAGTTCCAGCTACTAATAATCAACAGTCAGGTGGCTATTATTTGGCAGCTTCTAGTGATAGTAAATGGATAACTCAAGCTAAAAAGCAACTAGATGGTGAAGCTTTGATACTTGCCCCAAATACTAACGAAAAAAGTTTGACAGCAAAGTTGGCTGAACCAATTGAGGTCAGTAAAAATAAAAAAGAAGCTTTAAAAGAAATAGAAAAATTTAAAGACAATTCTCAGTATGTTTATAATGGGAAAGATTATGTGTATGTAGCTGATTTATCCAG
This genomic window contains:
- a CDS encoding two-component system regulatory protein YycI → MDFKRIKWIFLIVFIGINIFLGVEIIQAPKLLSNTPKYNLKNSTTLAKELQNNNIKVPATNNQQSGGYYLAASSDSKWITQAKKQLDGEALILAPNTNEKSLTAKLAEPIEVSKNKKEALKEIEKFKDNSQYVYNGKDYVYVADLSSKQDYVFLQKTPYGVLYANRARLHINLKDNQIVSYYQRYTNKVFPVRERQTTISSQAAIRSLYTYSELPNNSKVLWIKFAYTKLVQVRGSVIFLPSWVAAIENNDNKSVTYKKVNAFTGAMINDQKGM